From the genome of Plectropomus leopardus isolate mb chromosome 13, YSFRI_Pleo_2.0, whole genome shotgun sequence, one region includes:
- the LOC121952151 gene encoding sialidase-3-like isoform X2 — translation MMDLFSQELSTAYLPNHRTMNPCPVYEKNSKTLFLFFICIWGNTTEFRQIITGKNKARLCCVSSSDDGQTWSQARDLTESVIGETIHKWATFAVGPGHGVQLENGRLIIPAYAYYVPYRCCSFPIPFTVYPRALSVYSEDFGQTWHIGKMLRKKSCECEMAEIIDHEGRSHLYCNARNAGGHRCEALSENSGVYFDKPHIAPELVEPPSGCQGSVIGFPAPEFVPNDDAESKACGTSLLSPDTQTWLLFIHPTNKSSRRDMGVYLNRSPLHSSGWDRPRIIHSGPSGYSDLAYNGDKDQFSCLMECGKESELEQIAFMSFTLNDVMQTGTKKDKKMR, via the exons ATGATGGATCTGTTCAG TCAGGAGCTGTCAACAGCATATCTGCCAAACCACCGCACCATGAATCCATGCCCTgtgtatgaaaaaaacagtaaaacgctgtttttgtttttcatctgtaTCTGGGGGAACACCACAGAGTTCAGGCAGATCATCACAGGTAAGAACAAGGCGCGTCTTTGCTGTGTGAGCAGCAGTGACGACGGGCAAACCTGGAGCCAAGCCAGAGACTTAACAGAAAGTGTGATTGGTGAAACTATCCATAAGTGGGCCACATTCGCTGTGGGGCCGGGCCACGGTGTTCAGCTGGAGAACGGTAGATTGATCATCCCAGCGTACGCCTACTACGTCCCTTACAGATGCTGTTCCTTCCCCATTCCCTTCACAGTCTACCCACGTGCACTGTCAGTTTACAGCGAGGACTTTGGCCAGACGTGGCACATAGGGAAGATGCTTCGAAAAAAGTCATGTGAGTGTGAAATGGCTGAGATCATAGATCACGAGGGTAGGAGTCATCTTTACTGCAACGCTCGTAATGCTGGAGGCCACAGGTGTGAGGCCTTGAGTGAGAACAGCGGTGTGTATTTTGACAAGCCCCACATTGCTCCGGAGCTCGTCGAACCTCCATCAGGCTGTCAGGGCAGCGTGATTGGCTTTCCCGCTCCTGAATTTGTCCCCAACGACGATGCCGAAAGCAAAGCTTGTGGTACGTCGCTCCTGTCTCCTGACACGCAAACCTGGCTCCTCTTCATCCACCCAACTAACAAGTCTAGCAGGCGGGACATGGGCGTGTATTTGAACCGATCCCCTCTGCACTCCTCAGGGTGGGACAGGCCCAGGATCATCCACAGCGGGCCCAGCGGCTACTCGGATCTGGCTTACAACGGAGACAAGGATCAGTTTTCCTGTCTGATGGAGTGCGGGAAAGAGAGCGAACTGGAGCAGATTGCGTTTATGTCGTTTACCCTTAATGATGTCATGCAGACGGGCactaaaaaagacaagaagatGCGCTGA
- the LOC121952151 gene encoding sialidase-3-like isoform X1 codes for MGNTPSKSDSGEEPVKTTLFEKEPSGITYRIPALIYLRHCHTFLAFAEKRSSPYDHDAKILVMRRGTMKDDGSVQWSSSQELSTAYLPNHRTMNPCPVYEKNSKTLFLFFICIWGNTTEFRQIITGKNKARLCCVSSSDDGQTWSQARDLTESVIGETIHKWATFAVGPGHGVQLENGRLIIPAYAYYVPYRCCSFPIPFTVYPRALSVYSEDFGQTWHIGKMLRKKSCECEMAEIIDHEGRSHLYCNARNAGGHRCEALSENSGVYFDKPHIAPELVEPPSGCQGSVIGFPAPEFVPNDDAESKACGTSLLSPDTQTWLLFIHPTNKSSRRDMGVYLNRSPLHSSGWDRPRIIHSGPSGYSDLAYNGDKDQFSCLMECGKESELEQIAFMSFTLNDVMQTGTKKDKKMR; via the exons ATGGGAAATACACCATCAAAGAGTGACAGCGGAGAGGAGCCAGTCAAAACAACTTTGTTTGAAAAGGAGCCAAGTGGGATAACATACAGAATTCCTGCTCTGATTTATCTGAGGCACTGTCACACCTTCCTCGCCTTTGCAGAGAAGAGATCCTCGCCCTATGACCATGATGCCAAAATTCTTGTCATGAGAAGAGGAACGATGAAAGATGATGGATCTGTTCAG TGGTCGTCCAGTCAGGAGCTGTCAACAGCATATCTGCCAAACCACCGCACCATGAATCCATGCCCTgtgtatgaaaaaaacagtaaaacgctgtttttgtttttcatctgtaTCTGGGGGAACACCACAGAGTTCAGGCAGATCATCACAGGTAAGAACAAGGCGCGTCTTTGCTGTGTGAGCAGCAGTGACGACGGGCAAACCTGGAGCCAAGCCAGAGACTTAACAGAAAGTGTGATTGGTGAAACTATCCATAAGTGGGCCACATTCGCTGTGGGGCCGGGCCACGGTGTTCAGCTGGAGAACGGTAGATTGATCATCCCAGCGTACGCCTACTACGTCCCTTACAGATGCTGTTCCTTCCCCATTCCCTTCACAGTCTACCCACGTGCACTGTCAGTTTACAGCGAGGACTTTGGCCAGACGTGGCACATAGGGAAGATGCTTCGAAAAAAGTCATGTGAGTGTGAAATGGCTGAGATCATAGATCACGAGGGTAGGAGTCATCTTTACTGCAACGCTCGTAATGCTGGAGGCCACAGGTGTGAGGCCTTGAGTGAGAACAGCGGTGTGTATTTTGACAAGCCCCACATTGCTCCGGAGCTCGTCGAACCTCCATCAGGCTGTCAGGGCAGCGTGATTGGCTTTCCCGCTCCTGAATTTGTCCCCAACGACGATGCCGAAAGCAAAGCTTGTGGTACGTCGCTCCTGTCTCCTGACACGCAAACCTGGCTCCTCTTCATCCACCCAACTAACAAGTCTAGCAGGCGGGACATGGGCGTGTATTTGAACCGATCCCCTCTGCACTCCTCAGGGTGGGACAGGCCCAGGATCATCCACAGCGGGCCCAGCGGCTACTCGGATCTGGCTTACAACGGAGACAAGGATCAGTTTTCCTGTCTGATGGAGTGCGGGAAAGAGAGCGAACTGGAGCAGATTGCGTTTATGTCGTTTACCCTTAATGATGTCATGCAGACGGGCactaaaaaagacaagaagatGCGCTGA